A genome region from Pseudorca crassidens isolate mPseCra1 chromosome 20, mPseCra1.hap1, whole genome shotgun sequence includes the following:
- the FBL gene encoding rRNA 2'-O-methyltransferase fibrillarin yields MKPGFSPRGGGFSGRGGFGDRGGRGGGRGGFGGGRGGFGGGRGGFGEGRGRGGGFRGRGRGGGGRGGGFQSGGSRGRGRGGRKGNQSGKNVMVEPHRHEGVFICRGKEDALVTKNLVPGESVYGEKRVSISEGDDKIEYRAWNPFRSKLAAAILGGVDQIHIKPGAKVLYLGAASGTTVSHVSDIVGPDGLVYAVEFSHRSGRDLINLAKKRTNIIPVIEDARHPHKYRMLIAMVDVIFADVAQPDQTRIVALNAHTFLRNGGHFVISIKANCIDSTASAEAVFASEVKKMQQENMKPQEQLTLEPYERDHAVVVGVYRPPPKVKN; encoded by the exons GTTTCAGCCCCCGTGGGGGCGGCTTCAGTGGCCGAGGTGGCTTTGGTGACCGTGGCGGTCGCGGCGGAGGCCGTGGAGGCTTTGGCGGAGGCCGCGGAGGCTTTGGCGGAGGCCGTGGAGGCTTTGGCGAGGGCCGAGGCCGAGGCGGAGGCTTTAGGGGCCGTGGgcgaggagggggaggaagag GTGGCGGGTTCCAGTCTGGTGGCAGCCGGGGTCGTGGtcggggaggaagaaaaggaaaccagtcGGGGAAGAATGTGATGGTCGAGCCTCATCGGCATGAGG GTGTCTTCATTTGTCGAGGAAAGGAAGATGCACTGGTCACCAAGAATCTGGTCCCTGGAGAATCGGTTTATGGAGAGAAGAGAGTCTCGATTTCG GAGGGAGATGACAAAATCGAGTACCGCGCCTGGAACCCCTTCCGTTCCAAGCTGGCAGCAGCAATCCTGGGCGGCGTGGACCAGATCCACATCAAGCCAGGGGCCAAGGTGCTCTACCTGGGGGCTGCCTCGGGCACCACCGTCTCTCACGTCTCTGATATCGTAGGCCCA GACGGTCTGGTCTATGCAGTTGAATTCTCCCACCGTTCTGGCCGTGACCTCATTAACTTGGCCAAGAAGAGGACCAACATTATTCCTGTCATTGAAGATGCTCGGCACCCACACAAATACCGCATGCTCATCG CAATGGTGGATGTGATCTTTGCTGACGTGGCCCAGCCAGACCAGACGCGGATTGTAGCCCTGAATGCCCACACCTTCCTGCGTAATGGAGGACACTTTGTGATTTCCATTAAG GCCAACTGCATTGactccacagcctctgcagagGCCGTGTTTGCCTCTGAAGTGAAAAAGATGCAGCAGGAGAACATGAAGCCCCAGGAGCAGTTGACTCTAGAGCCATACGAAAGAGACCACGCTGTGGTCGTGGGTGTGTACAG GCCACCCCCCAAGGTGAAGAACTGA